From Humidesulfovibrio mexicanus:
CAACGGCCGCGCGGATGGGAGCCAGCGCCGTGCCGTACCCGGCGGTGGCCAGGGCGCCCGCGTTGCAATGGGTGAGCACGGTGTCGCCGTCGTCGATCAAATCCGCGCCCGCCGCGCCGATGGCCATGCAGGTGGCGATGTCCTCGGCGTGGACGGTCTTGGCCTTCTGAAGCCAGAAGGCGCACAGGTCGTCCAGAGAGAATTCGGGGCGCTTGTTCCATTCGCCCTGCATCAGCCGCACGGCCCAACGCAGGTTCACCGCTGTAGGACGGGCCGAGGCCACCTGCTCCAGCTTGGCGGAAAGCGCGCCTTTCCAGTCGGCCACGCCGGAGGCCTGGACCTCGCGCGCGGCCAAATAGCAGCCATAGGCCGCGGTGACGCCGATGGCCGGGGCGCCACGCACCACCATGACCACCAGGGCCTCGCAGATGTCGGCCACGGTCTTGCAGACGAACCATTCCTCACGCGTGGGCAGGTAGCGCTGGTCAAGCAGGACAAGGGCGTCCTTCTCGGGGGAAAACTGGATGTGCTCGGTCATGGAGAGTCCTGCGTGTTATTTGAGTTTGTCCGCAAGCAGTTGGTTCACCACCGCGGGGTTGGCCTGGCCCTTGGTGCGCCGCATGATCTGCCCCACGAAGAAGCCGATGAGCTTGGTCTTGCCGGCCTTGAACTCGGCGACTTCCTTTGGGTTTTCGGCCAGCACGGCGTCGATGTCGGCCGCCAGGGCCGAGGTGTCGGAGATCTGCGCCAGGCCCTTGGCCTGCACAAGGGCCTCCGGGTCGCCGCCGCTCGCAAGCAGTTCGGGCAGAATGTCCTTGCCGCTCTTGGCGCTGATCTTGCCCTCCTCCACCAGCCGAACCAGCGCGGCCAGGCCCTGCGGGGCGAGCTTCAAGTCCGCCGCGCGACCGCCGGTGGCGTTCAGTTCGCGCAAAATGTCGGTCATGACCCAGTTGGCGATCTTCTTCGGCTCGTTGAAATCGGCCACGGCGGCCTCGTAATAGTCGGCCAGGTCGCGCTCGGCCGTAAGCACCTCCGCCGCATCGGCGGAGAGGCCGTACTGTTCCCTGAAGCGCGCCTCGCGGGCCTTGGGGAGTTCGGGCAATTCGCCCTTCCAGCGGGCCAGCCAAGCCTCGTCCAGCACCAGTGGCACCAGGTCTGGACAGGGGAAATAGCGGTAGTCGTGGGCTTCCTCTTTTCCGCGCATGGAGTTGGTCACGCCCTTGTTCGCGTCATACAGGCGCGTCTCCTGCACCACGGCCTCGCCGTCCTCGACGAGGTCGATCTGGCGCTCCACCTCGTACTCGATGGCTTTCTGCACATGCTTGAAGCTGTTCAGGTTCTTGAGCTCCGTGCGGGTGCCGAAGGCCTCCTGGCCGAAGGGGCGCACGCTTACGTTGGCGTCGCAGCGGAAACTGCCCTCCTCCATGTTGCCGTCGCAGATGTCCAGGTACACCAGGATGCTACGCAGGGCCTTCAGGTAGGCCACGGCCTCCTCGGCGCTGCGCATGTCCGGCTCGGAGACGATCTCGATGAGCGGCACGCAGGCGCGGTTCAGGTCCACATAGCTTTTGTTCTCGTGCGCGGCGTGGATGTTCTTGCCCGCGTCCTCCTCCATGTGGATGCGCGTGACGCCCACGCGCTTGGGCCCTTTGGAGGTGACGATGTCCACATGCCCGTGCTCGCAGATGGGCAGCTCGAACTGGGACGTCTGGTAGCCCTTGGGCAGGTCGGGATAAAAGTAGTTCTTGCGGGCGAAGACGCTGGTGCGGTTGATGTCGCAGTCGATGGCCAAGCCCATCTTGGCGGCGTACTCCACCACCTTGCGGTTGAGCACGGGCAGCACGCCGGGCATTCCGGAACACACGGGGCACACGTTCTCGTTTGGCTCCACCCCGAAACGCGTGGAGCAGGAGCAGAAGATCTTGGATTCGGTCTTGAGCTGGGCGTGCACCTCAAGCCCGATGACGGTCTCGTACCTGGCCATGTGCCCTCCTTCGCCCCACAGGGATTACGCCCCGGCCTTGCGGGTGTAAAGCTCCGGGTTCAGGCGCGGGTCGTTGTACATCTTGAACTGGTAGTAGACCTTGGGCCGCTTGAGCCCCACGGCGTAGTCCTCCACAAGGTCCAGCACGCTGTCCAGCAGATCGGCGCGCTGCTCCACAAGCACGGAGGCCTTGCGCTGGCACTCGGCCACGAAGTCGCTGGTCACACCCGCGCGTTCGGCCTGCTCCCCCATGTGGTAAATTTTGAGGGCCAGGATGGAGGCCCGGTCCAGGGCCACGCCGATGGTCTCGGTGTTGTAGCGCTGGCGGCCGCCCTGCGGCGCGGAGGGCAGGATGGGGGCGAAGGCGCGCACAAGGAACGTGTCCAGACGCTCGATCAAATCATTGCGCTCCTGGTTCAGCTTGTCGATGGCGTACTTGCAGTCGGCGATGAGCTCGGCCCCGGCGTCCTTCCTGCGGGCGCGGTCCTCCACGTGCCACAGGCGGAAATTGCACCAGTGCTGGCGCGAAAGCAGCTCCAGAAACCCCTCCTGGTCCTGGGCCTCTGGCAGGTCCACAGGGAAGTCGGGCTCCTGGCGGTGCCAGTCGGCCACGGTTTCGGCCTGGGCCTCAAAGGCCTTGCGGAGCAGCGAACGGATGTCGTCAAAGCAAAGGTTCTTCATTGTCCTCTCGTGTAGGCGTTGGAGCGCAGGGCGTTCTTGCTCACCAAAAGATGCAGCCCTGCGCTGGCGCGCAGGTTCGCCTCCAGGCGCGCGGCGGGCTCGCCGCCGCCAAGGTACAGGTCGAGCCGGTGCCCCCTGATGGCCGATCCGACATCCTGCGCCAAAACAAGCCCATGCAGTCCCACGGGCGCGCCTGCGTTTGATCCGGGCAGACCGAGGTCCAAGACGGCCACGGCGCCCATGGGCAGAAGACTTGGGTCTGTAGCCAGACTGACCAGCGCAGTCAACGGTTTTTCCATGGCACCAACGGTCGGGCCGCTGCGCAGCTCGAAAAAGACATAACTGCGATTCTGCGCCATAAGTTCTTTTGTACGCTCGGGATTTTCCAAGCACCAGGCCCGTATGGACTCGCGCGAGAGCCGTTCCCTGGGGAGCGCGCCATTGGCCAGCAGCAACTCTCCCAGGCCGGTAAACGCGTAGCCGTTGGACGCCGCGAATTGCACGCGG
This genomic window contains:
- the mtnA gene encoding S-methyl-5-thioribose-1-phosphate isomerase, which produces MTEHIQFSPEKDALVLLDQRYLPTREEWFVCKTVADICEALVVMVVRGAPAIGVTAAYGCYLAAREVQASGVADWKGALSAKLEQVASARPTAVNLRWAVRLMQGEWNKRPEFSLDDLCAFWLQKAKTVHAEDIATCMAIGAAGADLIDDGDTVLTHCNAGALATAGYGTALAPIRAAVAQGKKVRVIADETRPFLQGARLTAYELHKDGIPVTVACDNACALLMQRGLVQKVIVGADRIAANGDAANKIGTFGVALIAKEFGVPFYVAAPVSTIDPETADGSLIPIEDRTPREVTHVGQTQITPDGVPVYNFAFDVTPNRLIRGIITERGVLAAPYTEAIAKLFK
- the gatB gene encoding Asp-tRNA(Asn)/Glu-tRNA(Gln) amidotransferase subunit GatB encodes the protein MARYETVIGLEVHAQLKTESKIFCSCSTRFGVEPNENVCPVCSGMPGVLPVLNRKVVEYAAKMGLAIDCDINRTSVFARKNYFYPDLPKGYQTSQFELPICEHGHVDIVTSKGPKRVGVTRIHMEEDAGKNIHAAHENKSYVDLNRACVPLIEIVSEPDMRSAEEAVAYLKALRSILVYLDICDGNMEEGSFRCDANVSVRPFGQEAFGTRTELKNLNSFKHVQKAIEYEVERQIDLVEDGEAVVQETRLYDANKGVTNSMRGKEEAHDYRYFPCPDLVPLVLDEAWLARWKGELPELPKAREARFREQYGLSADAAEVLTAERDLADYYEAAVADFNEPKKIANWVMTDILRELNATGGRAADLKLAPQGLAALVRLVEEGKISAKSGKDILPELLASGGDPEALVQAKGLAQISDTSALAADIDAVLAENPKEVAEFKAGKTKLIGFFVGQIMRRTKGQANPAVVNQLLADKLK
- a CDS encoding DUF4254 domain-containing protein, whose protein sequence is MKNLCFDDIRSLLRKAFEAQAETVADWHRQEPDFPVDLPEAQDQEGFLELLSRQHWCNFRLWHVEDRARRKDAGAELIADCKYAIDKLNQERNDLIERLDTFLVRAFAPILPSAPQGGRQRYNTETIGVALDRASILALKIYHMGEQAERAGVTSDFVAECQRKASVLVEQRADLLDSVLDLVEDYAVGLKRPKVYYQFKMYNDPRLNPELYTRKAGA